A single genomic interval of Dysidea avara chromosome 8, odDysAvar1.4, whole genome shotgun sequence harbors:
- the LOC136264813 gene encoding tigger transposable element-derived protein 4-like produces MADSCSTRRKHLTLKQKIEVIQEAKKNPKLGVRGLCQRFNCGKTQIATVLKEKEQLLALYESNASDKSCKVSLRTRKSDFSEVNEVLYKWYLLACSKNIYPAGPQLVVKAKEIAERLGRGEFKGSNGWLEKWKRKYNIKQLTVSGESGDVSGATVDSWKERLPEVLQGYPKRDIWNLDETGVFWKALPERGFVQKGRSCKGGKKSKQRFTIAFIANADGGKEKPVVIWKYENPRCFKNLNKSLLPVSYFSQSKAWMTGDILDRILKKINQSLRAQSRFVALLMDNAGCHPPEIKDKYSNVKVVFLPANTTSRLQPLDLGIIKNFKFHYRQLFLQYVLTKIEECDTASQVAESLNVLKAIHFVSEAWEKVKPETICKCFRSAGVLDKDLNVTTCNVGQDDADPFLAVDSEFHLHDLIPQVVSDGVCSVDEYLDGDGSLPVCRELSEEHWEEEFLAAACSSEPDSIDDEEDCVAGDVEMEVVEAVPKIDTFKDAMKNLEDVQLFLQNKGFTEEALKVGSMVTTVARLYCSSLVFSKQTTLDSYFSKQSEEQLSD; encoded by the coding sequence ATGGCGGATTCTTGCTCAACACGCCGAAAGCACCTGACGCTCAAGCAGAAGATAGAAGTTATACAAGAGGCAAAGAAAAATCCTAAGCTAGGGGTCAGAGGTTTATGTCAACGTTTTAACTGTGGGAAGACTCAGattgcaactgttttaaaaGAGAAAGAGCAGCTATTGGCTTTGTATGAAAGTAATGCCTCTGATAAATCTTGCAAAGTAAGCCTCCGCACGCGAAAGTCTGACTTCAGTGAAGTAAATGAAGTATTGTATAAGTGGTACCTGTTGGCTTGTTCTAAAAACATTTACCCAGCAGGCCCACAACTTGTAGTGAAGGCAAAAGAAATTGCAGAGCGTCTAGGGAGAGGCGAATTCAAAGGCTCCAATGGATGGCTGGAGAAATGGAAAAGAAAATACAATATTAAACAACTGACAGTAAGTGGAGAAAGCGGTGATGTTTCTGGTGCAACTGTGGACTCGTGGAAAGAGCGACTCCCTGAGGTTTTGCAAGGCTATCCAAAAAGGGACATATGGAACCTAGATGAAACTGGTGTGTTTTGGAAAGCATTACCTGAACGTGGTTTTGTTCAAAAAGGTCGGTCTTGCAAAGGTGGAAAGAAAAGCAAACAAAGGTTTACCATAGCATTCATCGCAAATGCAGATGGTGGTAAAGAAAAGCCCGTTGTTATCTGGAAGTATGAGAACCCGAGATGTTTTAAAAATCTTAATAAGAGTCTTCTTCCTGTCTCTTATTTCAGCCAGTCCAAGGCATGGATGACTGGGGATATCTTGGATAGGATTCTTAAAAAGATAAATCAAAGTTTGAGGGCTCAGTCTCGGTTTGTTGCTTTACTGATGGATAATGCTGGATGCCATCCCCCTGAAATAAAAGATAAGTACAGCAATGTTAAGGTTGTATTCCTTCCAGCAAATACCACTTCTCGATTGCAGCCACTAGATCTAGGGATAATTAAGAATTTCAAATTTCACTATCGCCAGTTGTTTTTGCAATATGTTCTTACCAAAATTGAAGAATGTGATACTGCATCACAGGTAGCAGAGTCGCTGAATGTTTTGAAGGCCATCCACTTTGTCAGTGAAGCTTGGGAAAAGGTGAAACCAGAGActatatgcaaatgttttcgGTCAGCTGGTGTACTTGACAAAGATCTCAATGTCACTACTTGTAATGTGGGTCAAGATGATGCCGATCCATTCCTAGCAGTAGATAGCGAATTTCACCTCCATGATTTGATCCCTCAAGTTGTAAGTGATGGCGTCTGTTCTGTTGACGAGTACCTTGATGGTGATGGATCTTTACCAGTGTGCCGTGAGCTATCTGAGGAGCACTGGGAAGAAGAGTTCCTTGCTGCAGCCTGCTCCTCTGAGCCAGATTCAATAGACGATGAGGAGGATTGTGTGGCAGGTGACGTAGAAATGGAAGTGGTTGAAGCTGTACCAAAGATTGACACATTCAAGGATGCAATGAAAAATCTAGAAGATGTCCAACTATTTCTACAAAACAAAGGTTTTACAGAAGAAGCTTTGAAAGTTGGTTCAATGGTTACTACTGTAGCTCGCCtgtattgttcatctcttgtatTTAGTAAGCAAACAACTTTAGATAGTTATTTTTCAAAGCAGAGTGAAGAACAGCTTAGTGACTGA